The Octadecabacter arcticus 238 genome contains a region encoding:
- a CDS encoding IS256-like element ISOan6 family transposase, producing MGTTNIVDFARRDEMTDALTELLKTGAQQLIATAVEAELVSYLAQFTGLRTDAGHAAVVRNGHHPARPFQTGIGPVSVRIPKVRSKDGTPVTFRSALVPPYVRRTKTLEAALPWLYLKGISSGEMAPALKVLLGPDAVGLSANTVSRLKRDWANEYEAWKGAELDDEPIVYIWADGVHSGLRGEDDKLCALVIIGVTARGKKRFLAIEDGVRESTQSWREVLLNLKSRGMNAPKLAIGDGAMGFWAAMDEVYPETRHQRCWQHKTMNVLNCLPKLSQPKAKAALHDIWQAETKVDAEKAFDLFIKTYEPKYPKATLCLQKDREELMAFFDFPAQHWQSIRTSNPIESAFATIRHRTKRSKGCLSRDGMLHMMFKLGQCAEQNWRKLRGFDYLAKVITGVTFKDGIETTNPDQITA from the coding sequence ATGGGAACTACTAACATTGTTGATTTTGCGCGTCGAGACGAGATGACGGACGCGTTGACGGAGTTGCTGAAAACGGGAGCACAACAATTGATCGCGACAGCAGTTGAGGCTGAGCTTGTCAGTTATTTGGCGCAATTTACCGGCTTACGCACCGATGCCGGTCACGCGGCAGTCGTGCGTAATGGACATCATCCGGCCCGCCCGTTTCAAACGGGCATTGGCCCTGTGAGCGTGCGCATTCCAAAGGTTCGGTCCAAGGACGGCACACCGGTGACATTCCGGTCTGCCCTGGTGCCGCCCTATGTGCGCCGCACGAAGACGCTGGAAGCGGCCTTGCCATGGCTTTACCTCAAAGGGATCTCCAGCGGCGAGATGGCTCCCGCCCTCAAGGTTCTTCTGGGCCCAGATGCCGTTGGCTTGTCGGCTAATACGGTTTCGCGTTTAAAACGCGATTGGGCCAATGAATACGAGGCTTGGAAAGGCGCTGAGTTAGATGACGAGCCCATCGTCTATATCTGGGCCGACGGCGTTCACAGCGGCCTTCGGGGCGAGGATGACAAGCTCTGTGCCCTTGTTATTATTGGGGTAACTGCCCGTGGCAAGAAGCGATTTCTGGCAATTGAGGATGGGGTGCGCGAGTCCACGCAGAGCTGGCGCGAGGTTCTGCTTAACCTCAAAAGCCGAGGCATGAATGCGCCCAAACTGGCCATCGGGGACGGTGCCATGGGGTTTTGGGCGGCCATGGACGAAGTCTATCCTGAGACCCGCCATCAACGCTGTTGGCAACACAAAACGATGAACGTGCTCAATTGTTTACCCAAGCTGTCTCAGCCAAAAGCCAAGGCCGCGCTGCACGACATCTGGCAGGCCGAGACCAAAGTCGATGCAGAAAAGGCGTTCGATCTGTTCATCAAAACCTACGAACCCAAATACCCCAAGGCCACACTATGCCTGCAAAAAGATCGTGAGGAACTCATGGCATTCTTCGACTTCCCGGCGCAGCATTGGCAAAGCATCCGCACTAGCAATCCAATTGAATCGGCCTTCGCGACGATCCGGCATCGTACCAAGCGTTCAAAGGGCTGCCTGTCACGCGATGGCATGCTGCACATGATGTTCAAACTGGGGCAATGTGCTGAGCAAAATTGGAGGAAGCTACGCGGCTTTGACTACCTCGCAAAAGTCATCACAGGCGTCACGTTCAAAGACGGAATCGAAACCACAAACCCCGACCAGATCACCGCATGA
- a CDS encoding DUF6444 domain-containing protein, which yields MDQVTALEQLLATALRRIAELEAALASMAQENADLRRQLAKNSSNSSKPPSSDGLKKPVPRSLRGKSGKKSGG from the coding sequence ATGGACCAAGTTACTGCTCTTGAACAACTCCTCGCCACGGCTCTGCGCAGGATCGCCGAGTTGGAAGCCGCGTTGGCGAGCATGGCGCAAGAGAATGCGGATCTGCGGCGTCAGTTGGCCAAGAACAGCAGTAATAGCAGCAAGCCGCCTTCGAGTGATGGGTTGAAGAAGCCGGTACCGCGTAGCCTGCGTGGTAAGTCCGGTAAGAAAAGTGGTGGTTAA
- a CDS encoding IS66 family transposase encodes MIKAVERRQVYDIPVPRLEVTEHQAAIYCCGHCRATTTATFPDGVNAHVQYGKRIRAAAVYCNVQQLIPEDRVCQLLRDLFGATSLCAASVTNWVNGTARTLGGVVEHILARLNEGGVRHLDETGLRVDGKLHWLHSISDLAFTHYRISAKRGAVPSFLTGGTIVHDHWKSYYAHMSGVDAHALCGAHHLRELKAIEEIEKEPWACAMSVLLNSANQLKCAAQGRGETELPTSVHHGILTKYMAILTEGLAFHERQDPLARRTPPCQ; translated from the coding sequence ATGATCAAGGCGGTGGAGAGGCGTCAGGTTTATGACATACCGGTGCCGCGTCTGGAGGTCACAGAGCATCAGGCAGCGATTTATTGTTGTGGCCATTGCCGAGCCACGACGACAGCCACCTTTCCCGATGGCGTGAATGCACACGTGCAATACGGTAAGCGCATTCGGGCGGCGGCGGTCTACTGCAATGTTCAGCAGCTGATCCCCGAGGATCGGGTCTGCCAACTCCTGCGTGATTTGTTTGGTGCCACCAGCCTATGCGCGGCCAGCGTGACCAACTGGGTGAACGGCACAGCGCGTACCTTGGGTGGCGTCGTCGAACACATTCTGGCCCGGCTCAATGAAGGCGGCGTTCGGCATCTGGATGAGACCGGACTTCGTGTTGATGGTAAGCTGCACTGGCTGCACTCAATCAGCGATCTCGCCTTCACGCATTATCGCATCAGCGCCAAGCGCGGTGCTGTTCCATCCTTCCTGACCGGCGGGACAATTGTTCATGACCACTGGAAGTCCTATTACGCCCATATGAGTGGGGTGGACGCGCACGCCCTGTGCGGGGCGCATCATTTACGGGAACTCAAGGCCATCGAAGAAATCGAAAAGGAGCCGTGGGCGTGCGCGATGAGCGTGCTGCTCAACAGCGCCAATCAGCTCAAGTGCGCGGCTCAGGGGCGAGGCGAGACCGAACTCCCCACGTCGGTTCACCACGGCATCCTCACCAAATACATGGCGATCCTCACCGAGGGCCTCGCCTTCCATGAGCGACAAGACCCACTGGCTAGACGCACCCCTCCGTGCCAATAA
- a CDS encoding IS3 family transposase (programmed frameshift): MVMPSQSPLSPDAGSGAVLAPTSPPRVVNAPLAPTAELTSIPKRRNFTAKYKLRILDETDQVADTGGVSAILRREGLYSSALTDWRRARAAGTLGALQPMRRGPQKAPANPLQTELAKANREVTALRRRLDQAEAIIAIQKKVAGLLDEMGADARAQRQIMMAVAIALPTGSGLTSAVCAALSLSRASVLRQRAALTAPPRTRPPRAASSRALPERERDQVLHHLREPRFADQTPTEVFATLLDEGTYLCSIRTMYRILAAQGEVGERRRQRTHPVYQKPELLAEAPNQVWSWDITKLRGPVKWSYFYLYVILDIFSRRVVGWRVEHAESASQFKELFIDAMEKHEVPRDQLTLHADRGGPMKAKTTALMLVDLGVLKSHSRPHTSNDNPFSEAHFKTLKYQPEFPKNFETIEQARAFCRRFFAWYNQDHHHAGIGLMTPDQIHFGQAQEIYTARQATLDAAFLATPERFVHKPPKPPQIPTAVWINPPKPTEETQA, encoded by the exons ATGGTTATGCCTTCACAATCACCACTTTCGCCAGATGCTGGATCTGGAGCCGTTTTGGCCCCGACGTCGCCTCCCCGCGTTGTTAATGCGCCGTTGGCTCCCACAGCGGAACTGACGAGCATCCCGAAGCGACGCAACTTCACAGCCAAATACAAACTGCGCATTCTGGATGAGACGGACCAAGTGGCAGACACTGGCGGGGTTTCCGCCATTCTACGGCGGGAGGGGCTTTATTCCTCTGCACTGACCGATTGGCGCCGTGCGCGGGCGGCCGGCACATTGGGTGCATTGCAGCCAATGCGCCGTGGCCCACAAAAGGCACCTGCCAATCCATTGCAAACTGAGCTGGCCAAGGCCAACCGTGAGGTGACAGCCTTGCGGCGCCGTCTGGATCAGGCGGAAGCCATCATTGCCATCCAAAAAAAAGTGGCGGGACTTCTGGACGAGATGG GAGCAGACGCAAGAGCGCAGCGGCAAATCATGATGGCCGTCGCGATTGCATTGCCCACCGGCAGCGGCTTGACCTCGGCTGTCTGCGCCGCGCTATCATTATCGCGCGCGAGCGTTCTTCGACAGCGTGCGGCGCTGACGGCACCACCACGCACACGCCCACCGCGCGCAGCGTCTTCGCGGGCTCTGCCGGAAAGGGAAAGAGACCAGGTATTGCACCACCTGCGCGAACCCCGCTTTGCGGATCAGACGCCCACAGAGGTCTTTGCCACCTTGCTGGATGAAGGCACCTATCTGTGTTCAATCCGCACGATGTATCGGATATTGGCCGCGCAGGGCGAAGTTGGCGAACGCCGCCGACAGCGCACACATCCCGTCTATCAAAAGCCTGAACTTCTAGCTGAAGCCCCCAATCAGGTCTGGTCTTGGGACATCACCAAGCTGAGGGGCCCGGTGAAATGGTCCTACTTCTATCTCTATGTCATCCTCGACATCTTCAGCCGCCGCGTTGTTGGCTGGCGCGTCGAGCACGCGGAGAGCGCCAGCCAGTTCAAAGAGCTGTTCATCGACGCGATGGAAAAACACGAGGTTCCACGCGATCAGCTGACATTGCATGCAGATCGCGGTGGGCCCATGAAGGCAAAGACGACAGCCCTGATGCTGGTTGATCTTGGTGTGCTCAAGTCCCACAGTCGGCCCCACACCTCAAACGACAACCCGTTCTCCGAAGCCCACTTCAAAACACTGAAATATCAGCCAGAGTTCCCCAAGAACTTTGAAACCATCGAGCAGGCTCGCGCATTCTGCCGCAGGTTCTTTGCATGGTATAACCAAGACCATCATCACGCCGGGATTGGTCTGATGACGCCCGACCAAATCCATTTTGGGCAGGCCCAAGAAATCTACACCGCGCGACAAGCAACACTAGACGCGGCATTCCTCGCCACGCCCGAACGCTTCGTACACAAACCACCAAAACCGCCTCAAATCCCGACCGCCGTCTGGATCAACCCACCAAAACCAACCGAAGAAACCCAAGCCTAA
- a CDS encoding IS66 family transposase, translating to MDQPTKTNRRNPSLKSKSHCLKVVDTFRTGARGRKARRPGHNLLVRLRDYRDDVLRFLTDFTVPFTNNQAERDLRMMKLRMKISGTFRTLEGAQVFADIRSVISTVRKHGGNILETLTLSPQQIIARL from the coding sequence CTGGATCAACCCACCAAAACCAACCGAAGAAACCCAAGCCTAAAGTCCAAAAGCCACTGTCTCAAAGTCGTTGACACGTTCCGCACTGGTGCGCGAGGCCGAAAAGCCAGGCGGCCAGGCCATAACCTTCTGGTCCGCTTGCGCGACTACCGTGATGACGTCCTAAGGTTCCTTACGGACTTCACAGTTCCCTTCACCAACAATCAGGCCGAACGGGACCTGCGCATGATGAAGTTGCGCATGAAAATCTCAGGAACTTTCCGCACCCTCGAGGGCGCGCAGGTCTTCGCTGACATCAGATCCGTCATCTCGACGGTCAGAAAACACGGGGGCAATATCCTCGAAACACTCACCCTATCACCACAACAGATCATCGCTCGGCTCTAA
- a CDS encoding thiol-disulfide oxidoreductase DCC family protein: protein MTGQTHPIAVMDGTCALCAFGAKMVHRLDRSGDIRIAPMQGETGAVLMRDHGLDPLDPDSWLFIEEDGTVTRDLDALIRLGQRTGGIGWLLLWFKVFPKPARNWIYARVARNRYAMFGRAEMCDIPNEALKMRLLM, encoded by the coding sequence ATGACTGGCCAAACCCACCCGATCGCCGTCATGGATGGCACCTGCGCGCTCTGCGCGTTTGGCGCCAAAATGGTGCACCGTCTGGATCGCTCCGGTGACATCCGCATTGCCCCAATGCAGGGCGAGACTGGTGCGGTATTGATGCGCGACCATGGCCTCGATCCCCTCGATCCGGACTCGTGGTTGTTCATTGAAGAAGACGGCACCGTCACGCGAGACCTTGACGCGCTGATCCGCCTTGGGCAGCGCACGGGCGGTATCGGTTGGCTGCTGCTTTGGTTCAAAGTGTTTCCGAAACCTGCCCGCAATTGGATCTACGCCCGCGTCGCGCGCAACCGCTACGCGATGTTTGGCCGCGCAGAGATGTGCGACATCCCCAACGAGGCGCTTAAGATGCGTTTGCTAATGTGA
- a CDS encoding acyl-CoA synthetase, producing the protein MTFASMADRNAIENEMVWEDRNLPHSVWAQLSQTAATHGSRNAVTFQMFSGDNDPFETLTWAQLQGKVAQTANLFRELGIGSDDVVAFLLPNAMETVLSYLGGAVAGIVNPINPLLDADQIGAILRETNAKVLVTLKAFPKTDVAQKAAEAVDLAPNVKTVVEVDLLRYITGIKKFIVPLIRPKIKVNHGANIIDFNKSIAKQPTTLKFDDPKEDRVAAFFHTGGTTGMPKVAQHRNSGIIYNAWLGDKLLFEETDVQICPLPLFHVFATIVCMGASLSSGAHIVFPTPQGYRGEGVFDNFWKLIERHKVSFMITVPTAMSALMQRPVNADISSLRLAFCGSAPLPLELYKKFEAAAGVTICEGYGLTEATCLVSINPPEGEKKVGSIGCPFPYTHVRIIDPATQRDMPTGDIGEICVASPGVYDNHTYTEAAKNKDLFYPGEDSPLGDDVQYLRTGDLGRIDDDGYLWITGRAKDLIIRGGHNIDPAEIEEALAGHAQVAFAGAIGQPDAHAGEVPAVFVELTDGATVTVEELMAYAKEHIHERAAYPKHFEIMDELPKTAVGKIFKPDLRRSAITRVYNAALDKAGVGVQVTAVLEDKKLGLVAHVTKTGDATDEQVRAVLGAFTRPWVWAA; encoded by the coding sequence ATGACTTTCGCGTCTATGGCCGATCGCAATGCAATCGAAAACGAAATGGTGTGGGAGGATCGCAATCTGCCGCATTCCGTTTGGGCACAATTGTCCCAGACCGCCGCGACGCATGGTAGCCGTAACGCTGTGACGTTCCAGATGTTTTCTGGCGACAATGACCCATTTGAAACGCTGACATGGGCGCAGCTGCAAGGCAAAGTCGCACAAACCGCCAACCTGTTTCGTGAACTTGGTATCGGGTCGGACGATGTGGTTGCGTTTCTGTTACCCAATGCGATGGAAACTGTGCTGTCCTATCTCGGCGGCGCAGTTGCGGGCATTGTTAACCCGATCAACCCGTTACTGGATGCTGACCAGATCGGCGCGATCCTGCGGGAGACCAACGCAAAGGTCTTGGTAACGCTCAAGGCTTTCCCGAAAACCGATGTGGCGCAAAAGGCGGCTGAAGCCGTTGATCTTGCGCCCAACGTCAAAACCGTCGTTGAAGTTGACCTGCTGCGCTACATCACTGGCATCAAGAAATTCATCGTGCCGCTGATCCGCCCCAAGATCAAAGTGAACCACGGCGCCAACATTATTGATTTCAACAAATCCATCGCCAAGCAGCCGACAACCTTGAAATTTGATGACCCGAAAGAAGACCGCGTCGCGGCCTTTTTCCACACTGGCGGCACCACGGGCATGCCGAAAGTCGCGCAGCATCGCAATTCTGGCATCATCTACAACGCGTGGCTCGGTGATAAGTTGTTGTTTGAAGAAACTGATGTCCAAATCTGCCCGCTGCCCCTGTTTCATGTGTTCGCCACAATCGTTTGCATGGGCGCGTCGCTCAGCTCGGGGGCGCATATCGTGTTCCCCACCCCGCAAGGGTATCGCGGCGAAGGCGTGTTCGATAATTTCTGGAAATTGATCGAACGCCACAAGGTCAGCTTTATGATCACTGTGCCAACGGCCATGTCGGCTCTGATGCAACGGCCTGTAAACGCTGATATTTCCAGCCTGCGTCTGGCGTTCTGTGGCTCGGCACCGCTGCCGCTCGAACTCTATAAGAAATTTGAAGCCGCCGCAGGCGTGACCATCTGCGAAGGCTACGGATTGACCGAAGCCACCTGTCTGGTGTCGATCAACCCGCCCGAGGGCGAAAAGAAAGTCGGATCCATCGGCTGCCCGTTCCCCTATACCCACGTGCGCATCATTGATCCCGCAACCCAGCGCGACATGCCCACAGGTGACATCGGCGAAATCTGTGTCGCCAGCCCCGGCGTGTACGACAATCACACCTACACCGAGGCCGCCAAGAACAAGGACCTGTTCTATCCCGGTGAGGATTCTCCGTTGGGCGATGATGTGCAATATCTGCGCACCGGCGATCTGGGCCGTATTGATGACGATGGCTATCTGTGGATCACAGGCCGCGCCAAAGACCTGATCATTCGTGGTGGCCACAACATCGACCCCGCTGAAATCGAAGAAGCGCTTGCAGGCCATGCGCAGGTCGCTTTTGCGGGCGCAATCGGGCAACCGGATGCCCATGCAGGTGAGGTTCCGGCGGTGTTTGTCGAACTCACAGACGGCGCGACTGTCACGGTCGAAGAACTCATGGCCTATGCCAAAGAGCACATCCATGAACGGGCGGCATACCCCAAACACTTCGAAATTATGGACGAGCTGCCAAAAACTGCCGTTGGCAAAATCTTCAAACCCGATCTGCGCAGATCCGCCATCACACGGGTCTACAACGCGGCGCTGGATAAGGCGGGCGTTGGCGTACAGGTCACGGCCGTATTGGAAGACAAAAAGCTCGGCCTTGTGGCGCATGTGACCAAAACTGGTGACGCGACAGACGAACAGGTTAGGGCAGTACTCGGCGCGTTTACCCGTCCTTGGGTTTGGGCTGCATAA
- a CDS encoding ABC transporter transmembrane domain-containing protein — protein MADAPRKAETERERSKKVGALTALWPFMRPYGWMIALAGIALVSTAMMSLVLPLAVRRVVDNFDIAESGLLDGYFAAALGIAGLLAVGTALRYYFVTRLGERVVADIRVAVFDRMIGMSPAFYERIMTGEVLSRITTDTTLILSVIGSSVSIALRNSLILVGGIGLMLFTSVKMSLMVLWPIPLIIFPIIILGRKVRRLSKENQDWIAQSSGDASEQLLSAQTVQAFTHESQSRGNFHRVTEQSFIAARRRIATRAILTAIVIFMAFSAIVGFLWMGASDVRGGVITVGELVQFMIYTIMVAGGVAALTEIWSELQRAAGATERLVELLTTTDAVTDPVQALAAPDKRHGRIAFENVGFVYPSRPGVPALDGVSFTVELGETIALVGPSGAGKTTIIQLLLRFYDPSSGRITLDGDDLRDLNRADFRRHMALVPQDPVIFATSARENIRFGRPDASDAQVEAAAKAAAAHDFLTALPDGYGSYVGERGVMLSGGQKQRIAIARAILRDAPVLLLDEATSALDAESERAVQQAVDHLSKDRTTLIVAHRLATVKKADRIIVFEAGGIAAVGTHDTLVAQGGLYARLARLQFTDGSAA, from the coding sequence ATGGCCGATGCCCCAAGAAAAGCTGAAACCGAACGCGAACGGTCTAAAAAGGTTGGGGCGCTAACCGCCCTTTGGCCGTTTATGAGGCCCTATGGCTGGATGATTGCGCTGGCGGGTATTGCGTTGGTGTCCACTGCGATGATGTCGTTGGTTTTGCCGCTGGCGGTGCGACGGGTCGTGGATAACTTTGATATTGCGGAATCTGGGCTGCTTGATGGGTATTTCGCCGCCGCCCTTGGGATTGCTGGGCTTTTGGCCGTGGGCACCGCGTTGCGTTACTATTTCGTGACCCGTTTGGGGGAACGCGTGGTGGCTGATATTCGTGTCGCCGTGTTTGATCGCATGATCGGCATGAGCCCCGCGTTTTATGAACGCATCATGACCGGAGAGGTCTTAAGCCGGATCACCACAGACACCACGTTGATCCTGTCTGTAATCGGAAGTTCGGTTTCGATTGCGCTGCGCAATAGTCTGATCTTGGTGGGCGGCATCGGGTTGATGTTGTTCACTTCGGTTAAAATGTCGCTGATGGTGCTGTGGCCGATCCCGTTGATCATTTTTCCAATCATCATTTTGGGGCGCAAAGTCCGGCGGTTGAGCAAAGAAAACCAAGACTGGATTGCCCAAAGTTCTGGCGACGCGTCTGAACAATTACTCAGCGCTCAGACCGTGCAGGCCTTTACCCATGAAAGCCAAAGTCGCGGTAATTTTCACCGCGTGACAGAGCAAAGTTTCATAGCCGCCCGCAGACGTATCGCCACGCGCGCCATTCTGACGGCTATCGTAATTTTTATGGCGTTCAGCGCCATTGTTGGTTTTTTGTGGATGGGGGCTTCGGATGTGCGTGGGGGTGTCATTACCGTCGGCGAATTGGTGCAGTTCATGATCTATACGATCATGGTCGCAGGCGGCGTCGCGGCGCTCACGGAAATCTGGTCTGAACTGCAACGTGCGGCGGGTGCCACTGAACGTCTGGTCGAATTATTAACCACAACCGATGCGGTCACGGATCCAGTGCAGGCTCTAGCCGCCCCCGATAAGCGCCATGGCAGAATCGCGTTTGAAAACGTCGGTTTCGTGTATCCGTCGCGGCCGGGTGTGCCGGCGCTGGACGGTGTGTCATTCACCGTTGAACTGGGTGAAACGATCGCGCTTGTTGGCCCGTCCGGTGCGGGCAAAACGACAATCATCCAACTTTTGTTGCGGTTTTATGACCCGTCAAGCGGTCGTATCACGTTGGACGGGGATGACCTGCGCGACCTGAACCGCGCCGACTTTCGCCGCCACATGGCACTGGTGCCGCAGGATCCGGTGATCTTTGCCACCTCCGCGCGTGAAAACATCCGCTTTGGGCGCCCCGATGCCAGTGATGCGCAGGTGGAAGCCGCCGCCAAAGCAGCTGCCGCGCATGATTTCCTGACCGCCCTTCCCGATGGCTATGGCAGTTATGTCGGTGAGCGCGGCGTCATGTTGTCGGGCGGGCAAAAGCAACGCATCGCCATTGCACGCGCCATTTTGCGCGACGCGCCTGTGCTGCTGCTGGACGAAGCCACATCCGCGCTGGACGCAGAATCCGAACGCGCGGTGCAGCAGGCCGTCGATCATTTGTCAAAAGACCGCACCACATTGATCGTGGCGCATCGTCTGGCCACTGTTAAAAAGGCTGACCGCATTATCGTGTTCGAAGCTGGAGGAATTGCCGCCGTTGGCACCCATGACACCCTCGTTGCGCAAGGTGGTCTTTATGCGCGTCTGGCGCGGCTACAATTTACCGATGGTTCGGCGGCCTGA
- a CDS encoding Hpt domain-containing protein, with the protein MDGILTKPLSRKTLRGVLNKTRRPADDDNAILINHSHSAESREALGEETFVKLRSRFISEVDEFLAWLGTDETHDFLEVASRSHKVAGSAAVFGADRLQETLKAIETSAKRGESQGIQERTKAAGSVWQRTQSELISKM; encoded by the coding sequence ATGGATGGTATTCTTACCAAACCATTGTCCCGCAAAACGCTTCGCGGGGTTTTAAACAAAACAAGGCGTCCGGCCGATGACGATAACGCCATCCTGATCAATCATAGCCATAGCGCGGAATCCCGTGAGGCCTTGGGCGAAGAAACGTTCGTCAAGCTGCGCTCACGCTTTATCAGCGAAGTGGACGAGTTCCTTGCTTGGCTGGGCACGGATGAGACGCACGACTTCCTTGAGGTTGCGTCGCGGTCTCATAAAGTCGCTGGAAGTGCGGCCGTGTTTGGGGCGGATCGGCTTCAAGAGACCTTGAAGGCGATTGAGACATCAGCAAAACGCGGCGAAAGCCAAGGCATCCAAGAACGGACCAAGGCCGCGGGCTCCGTTTGGCAACGTACCCAGTCTGAGCTGATTTCTAAGATGTGA
- a CDS encoding IS30 family transposase: MDIRSKHLSSEDRGVILAEHNRGSSQRLIGQLLHRPASTICRELARGRQEDGSYCPQAARQAYDARRARCRRKRKLVEGSDLNRFVHGKLVHLHWSPEQIAQRLRLMKPDDPSAHVSHETIYAAIYAQPRGGLKAAMIEALRQAKPKRGRKRRTAAGSAMVPESLRIINRPEEIEARLVPGHWEGDLIKGAFNRSSVGTLVERKTRFVILCKMDGNGAEAALDSFTRQMRRLPADLRKSMTYDRGSEMACHRELARRLKIDIWFCDPHAPWQRGSNENTNGLLRQFMPKGTDLNGASQTWLNDVANLMNNRPRKTLGWRTPAEAMADEIVAFKSTVALDV, from the coding sequence ATGGACATACGAAGCAAGCACCTCAGCAGCGAGGACCGTGGCGTGATATTAGCCGAGCATAATAGGGGCAGCAGTCAGCGGTTGATCGGCCAGCTTTTGCATCGCCCGGCGAGCACGATCTGCCGTGAGCTGGCGCGAGGTCGGCAGGAAGACGGCAGCTATTGCCCGCAAGCGGCGCGGCAGGCCTATGATGCCCGGCGCGCGCGCTGCCGCCGCAAGCGCAAGCTTGTGGAGGGGAGCGATCTTAATCGTTTCGTTCATGGCAAGCTCGTACATCTGCACTGGTCGCCTGAGCAGATTGCGCAGAGACTGCGTCTCATGAAGCCTGATGATCCATCCGCCCATGTGAGCCATGAGACCATCTATGCCGCGATTTACGCGCAGCCACGTGGCGGGCTGAAGGCGGCGATGATCGAGGCGTTGCGTCAAGCGAAGCCTAAGCGTGGGCGCAAGCGCAGGACAGCGGCGGGCAGTGCTATGGTCCCGGAATCATTGCGTATTATCAATCGCCCTGAAGAGATCGAAGCACGACTGGTACCAGGCCATTGGGAGGGCGACCTCATCAAGGGCGCATTCAATCGCTCGTCAGTGGGTACCTTGGTCGAGCGCAAGACACGCTTTGTCATTCTTTGCAAAATGGATGGCAATGGGGCCGAGGCCGCGCTTGACAGCTTCACCCGCCAGATGAGACGACTACCCGCTGATTTGCGCAAGAGCATGACCTATGACCGTGGCTCCGAAATGGCCTGCCATCGTGAATTGGCGCGACGATTGAAAATTGATATCTGGTTCTGCGATCCGCATGCTCCCTGGCAGCGCGGCAGCAACGAGAACACCAACGGACTGCTGCGTCAGTTCATGCCCAAAGGAACTGACCTGAACGGTGCAAGCCAAACATGGCTCAACGACGTTGCAAACCTGATGAACAACCGTCCGAGAAAAACCCTCGGATGGAGAACACCCGCTGAAGCTATGGCCGACGAAATCGTGGCCTTTAAATCAACCGTTGCACTTGATGTTTGA
- a CDS encoding transposase: MNKGIRFTDEFKRDAVAQVVERGYAVSEVAERLGISTKSLYTWKAQFSKSPHERAEVLDQAVEIRWLKGELARVTQERTILKNRSGLDPACAR, from the coding sequence ATGAACAAAGGAATTCGGTTTACGGATGAGTTCAAGCGGGACGCTGTGGCACAGGTTGTCGAGCGTGGATACGCGGTCAGCGAGGTTGCTGAACGGCTCGGGATCAGCACCAAGTCGCTGTACACGTGGAAGGCGCAGTTTTCGAAGTCACCGCATGAAAGAGCCGAGGTTTTGGATCAGGCTGTTGAGATAAGGTGGTTAAAGGGTGAACTGGCGCGGGTGACCCAGGAACGCACCATCTTAAAAAACCGTTCCGGGTTGGACCCCGCCTGTGCGCGGTAG
- a CDS encoding ion channel — MVSKLPSKGSTNLGAPQVGYGDVVLEPGWRLLAGMTSTHGLLIFGIFIAFLVEVYSCA; from the coding sequence TTGGTTTCAAAATTACCAAGCAAAGGGTCTACAAATCTAGGGGCACCTCAGGTCGGATACGGCGACGTTGTGCTTGAACCGGGGTGGCGACTATTGGCGGGGATGACTTCGACGCACGGTCTGTTGATTTTTGGGATATTTATAGCGTTCCTCGTTGAGGTATACTCCTGCGCCTGA